A window of Cohnella herbarum contains these coding sequences:
- the nrdE gene encoding class 1b ribonucleoside-diphosphate reductase subunit alpha: MKSYLKLNNEVLNQYSRTGKLDLVKDKEATRRYFLEHVNVKLRYFIDTEEKIRYLVDEGYYEAGFLKQYSMEFIERLYEKAYAYEFRFPSFMSASKFYESYAMKSRDGEEILEKYEDRIVIISLYLAQGDERLAERAVEAMMSAYQPATPTALNSGKMARGELVSCFKLTMDDSMNSISQNIGYCLELSRLGGGVGVNLTDLRPLGDPIKGILNRASGVMPVAKLLENSFSYSNQLGQRNGSGVIYLNVFHADIENFISAKKPNADDKIRLATLSTGIIVPNIFFELMKRDKDMVLFSPYDIYKEYGKRMSELSINEMYYELLDNPNVRKIKRINARKLYTEIKKAQFESGYPFEVFDDHVNDKHPLRNLGRVKMSNLCTEILQVQETSVIHDHGTDNDYGMDVSCNLGSIDIHNATREASFGQLIDTSMRLLSNVSLMTDIKNVPSVSKANKSMHSVGLGVMNLHGHLISQGLAYGSKESALFIDAFMEALNYYSLVASSQIAQERNETFYGFERSDYANGSYFDAYISKSDEELPVEVIKALGNVPLITAEMWAELKEQVMEHGLFNAYRLAIAPTGSISYIRNSTASIAPCTEKVEIRDYADSRTIYPMPFLTNDNIALYKEAYEIDQFRMVDLYAAAQRHIDQGISMTLYVTDQWTTEQLARLYIYAWMKGIKTVYYVRQRLQTIEECVSCSI, encoded by the coding sequence ATGAAGTCTTATCTAAAGTTGAACAACGAAGTTCTTAATCAATACAGCCGGACGGGAAAGCTTGATCTCGTGAAAGACAAAGAGGCGACGCGCCGCTATTTTCTGGAGCACGTTAACGTAAAGTTGCGATATTTTATCGATACGGAAGAAAAAATTCGGTATCTTGTGGACGAAGGGTACTACGAAGCTGGCTTCCTTAAGCAATATTCGATGGAGTTCATCGAGCGGTTATACGAGAAAGCGTACGCGTACGAATTTCGTTTTCCGTCGTTCATGAGCGCCAGCAAATTTTATGAGAGCTATGCGATGAAGAGCCGGGACGGCGAGGAAATTCTCGAGAAGTACGAGGATCGCATCGTTATTATCTCTTTGTATTTAGCGCAAGGGGATGAACGGCTGGCGGAACGGGCGGTCGAAGCGATGATGTCGGCTTACCAACCGGCGACGCCGACCGCGCTCAATAGCGGCAAGATGGCGCGAGGAGAGCTCGTTAGCTGCTTCAAGTTGACGATGGACGATTCGATGAACAGTATTTCACAGAATATCGGATACTGCCTGGAACTGTCTCGCTTAGGCGGCGGTGTCGGGGTTAACTTAACCGACCTGCGACCGCTCGGGGATCCGATCAAGGGCATTCTTAACCGCGCGAGCGGGGTTATGCCGGTAGCCAAGCTTCTGGAGAACTCCTTTTCCTATTCGAATCAACTTGGCCAGCGTAATGGCTCCGGTGTTATCTACTTGAACGTTTTCCACGCCGATATCGAGAACTTTATTTCCGCTAAGAAACCTAACGCTGACGATAAGATACGGCTAGCGACGCTTTCGACGGGCATTATCGTGCCGAATATTTTCTTCGAGCTGATGAAGCGCGATAAGGATATGGTGTTGTTTAGTCCGTACGACATATATAAGGAATACGGCAAACGGATGTCTGAGCTCAGCATTAACGAGATGTACTACGAGCTGTTGGACAACCCTAACGTTCGCAAAATCAAGCGCATCAATGCGCGTAAATTGTATACGGAAATCAAGAAGGCGCAGTTCGAATCGGGCTATCCGTTCGAAGTGTTCGACGACCACGTGAACGACAAGCACCCGTTGCGCAATTTAGGCCGGGTGAAGATGTCGAACCTGTGCACGGAAATTTTGCAGGTTCAAGAAACCAGCGTCATCCACGACCACGGGACCGACAACGATTACGGAATGGACGTATCTTGCAACTTAGGTTCAATTGACATACACAACGCGACGCGTGAGGCATCCTTCGGGCAGTTGATCGACACGTCGATGCGATTGTTGTCCAATGTGTCGCTTATGACCGATATCAAGAACGTACCGTCCGTTTCGAAAGCGAACAAAAGCATGCATTCCGTCGGACTTGGCGTTATGAACTTGCACGGACATTTGATCTCGCAAGGATTGGCTTACGGATCGAAAGAATCCGCCCTCTTTATTGACGCATTCATGGAGGCGCTCAATTATTACTCCTTGGTCGCATCGAGCCAGATCGCCCAAGAACGCAATGAAACATTTTACGGCTTCGAGCGAAGCGATTACGCCAACGGAAGCTATTTCGATGCGTATATCAGCAAATCCGACGAGGAGCTGCCGGTTGAGGTCATCAAGGCGTTAGGCAACGTCCCGTTGATTACGGCGGAGATGTGGGCCGAGCTTAAGGAACAGGTCATGGAACACGGATTATTCAACGCGTACCGGCTGGCTATTGCGCCGACCGGAAGCATTTCCTATATCCGCAACAGCACGGCTTCGATCGCTCCTTGCACGGAGAAGGTTGAAATTCGGGATTATGCCGACAGCCGTACGATTTATCCGATGCCATTCTTGACGAACGATAACATCGCGTTATACAAGGAAGCCTATGAGATCGATCAATTCCGAATGGTCGATTTGTACGCGGCCGCGCAGCGTCACATCGACCAAGGAATTTCGATGACGTTGTATGTGACTGATCAATGGACGACCGAGCAATTGGCGCGTCTTTATATCTATGCATGGATGAAAGGGATCAAGACGGTGTATTACGTGCGTCAGCGTCTTCAGACCATCGAGGAGTGTGTGTCGTGTTCGATCTAA
- the nrdF gene encoding class 1b ribonucleoside-diphosphate reductase subunit beta — protein sequence MFDLKAFEAVNWNRSQQELTKVFWDQQWKQIWFPEEIAVSKDLKQWQDFAHQDTYKKVFGGLTLLDTIQTNIGMNEIARHAPDLQEKALYTVFASFEAIHAKSYSYIFTTLCTNGEIDTIFNWVKQNEYLQYKAKRISDVYLAIEEGEPVTLWKAMFASVMLESFLFYSGFFFPLYLGGQGVLRNSAEVISLILRDESIHGVAIGFFAQQHFKQFSAEQKEQLTVWAYEFLLDLYHNELNYTNDLYAETGLSPDVKSYIRYNANKALMNIGFETMFPDEEVNPIVMNGIRNEGSTYDFFSQKGSTYAVAKVAPITDDTFKF from the coding sequence GTGTTCGATCTAAAAGCGTTCGAAGCCGTAAACTGGAATCGAAGCCAACAAGAGCTGACGAAGGTATTCTGGGATCAACAGTGGAAACAAATTTGGTTTCCCGAAGAGATAGCGGTCAGTAAAGATTTGAAGCAGTGGCAGGATTTCGCGCATCAGGATACGTACAAAAAGGTGTTCGGCGGCCTTACGCTGCTAGATACGATTCAGACGAATATCGGGATGAACGAGATCGCCCGCCATGCTCCGGATCTGCAAGAAAAGGCGCTCTACACGGTGTTTGCCTCGTTCGAAGCCATTCACGCGAAGTCGTACTCTTATATTTTCACGACATTATGTACGAACGGCGAGATCGACACGATCTTCAACTGGGTAAAGCAGAACGAGTATTTGCAGTACAAAGCCAAACGGATCAGCGACGTCTATCTCGCGATCGAAGAAGGCGAACCGGTTACCCTATGGAAGGCGATGTTCGCTTCTGTTATGCTGGAGTCGTTCTTGTTCTACTCGGGCTTCTTCTTTCCACTATACTTGGGAGGCCAAGGCGTGCTTCGTAATAGCGCGGAGGTCATCTCGCTCATTTTACGGGACGAATCGATTCACGGCGTAGCTATAGGTTTCTTTGCTCAACAACATTTCAAACAATTTAGCGCGGAGCAAAAAGAGCAGCTGACGGTTTGGGCTTACGAGTTCTTGTTGGACTTGTACCATAACGAGCTGAACTATACCAATGATTTATATGCGGAAACCGGATTAAGTCCGGACGTGAAAAGCTATATCCGTTATAATGCGAACAAAGCGCTGATGAACATCGGCTTCGAGACGATGTTTCCGGACGAAGAAGTGAACCCGATCGTCATGAACGGGATTAGGAACGAAGGTTCCACTTACGATTTCTTCTCGCAAAAAGGGTCTACGTACGCGGTGGCGAAAGTCGCTCCGATTACGGACGATACGTTCAAATTTTAA
- a CDS encoding glutaredoxin family protein — translation MKLYTRTVCPKCMWIKSELQRAGVEVEIINVDHDAEAFERLVAAGAMSVPVMEVEGEFIFDTNDMVKQLEKANV, via the coding sequence ATGAAGCTTTATACAAGAACGGTATGTCCGAAATGCATGTGGATCAAATCAGAATTACAACGCGCGGGCGTCGAAGTCGAGATTATCAACGTCGATCATGACGCGGAAGCGTTTGAGAGGCTCGTGGCGGCAGGCGCGATGAGCGTGCCGGTCATGGAGGTCGAAGGCGAGTTCATTTTCGATACGAACGACATGGTCAAGCAATTGGAGAAAGCGAACGTATGA
- a CDS encoding Ger(x)C family spore germination protein — protein MKRWCASLTLALSLLAVSGCWDNNELDEYGYVQAVAIDSSEDDLIRLTTHFYNPSNKTEMSGSAKSSTAKGINIVTSAETIFEAVRDVPLKFGRKAKWDHMRVILIGEKLAQSRNIREILDYFSRDHEPRGTVLPLIAEGEAADFLNIRPFIEQTIGQQFKKMETNGAIYTGKTTKIPLYELAIQMKSPSKTSDIPLIRITDSGKEAVVSGIAILKDSKLVDALRGKDTEAYLMLVDKYESGVLEFPCIGNAEGMDRRMESIEVIFFRSRLIPHVHGDSVSVDVRIEIKGTIGELKCSRLKSVEDAELFEEKIAEQVQRRLHHAISIFEHRKADLVGIGNRIYRKNPKQWKTLEPSWDEIISRCRFDIHVDVEVLSTGLNVGTPFGYKEK, from the coding sequence TTGAAACGTTGGTGTGCATCCCTTACGCTCGCGCTTTCGTTGCTCGCGGTCTCGGGCTGCTGGGACAACAACGAACTCGACGAGTACGGATACGTTCAGGCGGTCGCCATCGACTCGTCCGAGGACGATCTCATCCGGTTAACGACCCATTTCTACAATCCTTCGAACAAGACGGAGATGAGCGGGAGCGCGAAATCGTCCACGGCGAAGGGCATCAATATCGTCACTAGCGCGGAAACGATCTTCGAAGCGGTGCGCGACGTTCCGCTCAAATTCGGCCGCAAGGCGAAATGGGATCATATGCGCGTGATTTTGATCGGAGAGAAGCTGGCTCAATCGAGGAACATCCGGGAAATCCTCGACTATTTTTCAAGAGACCACGAGCCGAGGGGAACCGTGCTCCCGTTGATCGCGGAAGGAGAGGCGGCGGACTTTCTGAACATTCGTCCGTTCATCGAACAGACGATCGGCCAGCAGTTCAAGAAAATGGAAACGAACGGGGCGATCTACACCGGAAAAACGACTAAAATCCCGCTATACGAGCTGGCCATCCAAATGAAAAGCCCCTCCAAAACGTCGGACATTCCGTTAATCCGCATAACCGATTCCGGGAAAGAGGCCGTCGTATCGGGCATTGCCATTCTGAAAGATAGCAAGCTCGTCGACGCGCTGCGCGGGAAAGACACGGAAGCCTATCTGATGCTCGTCGACAAATACGAGAGCGGCGTGCTGGAATTTCCGTGCATCGGCAACGCGGAAGGGATGGATCGCCGGATGGAATCGATCGAAGTGATCTTTTTCCGCAGCCGATTGATTCCGCACGTGCATGGCGACTCCGTGTCGGTCGACGTGCGCATCGAAATCAAAGGGACGATCGGAGAACTCAAGTGCTCACGCTTGAAGTCGGTCGAGGACGCGGAGCTATTCGAGGAGAAAATCGCCGAGCAGGTGCAGCGGCGCCTACATCACGCCATCTCGATATTCGAACACCGGAAAGCGGACTTGGTTGGAATCGGCAATCGGATTTACAGGAAAAACCCGAAGCAATGGAAAACACTAGAACCGAGTTGGGACGAGATTATCTCCCGTTGCAGATTCGATATCCACGTGGACGTCGAAGTCTTGAGCACGGGCCTGAATGTCGGTACGCCATTCGGTTATAAGGAGAAGTAG
- a CDS encoding ABC transporter substrate-binding protein — protein sequence MWSKRKSSTILLSALLALMALLAACGNDNNKNGGATEGGTTASPAQANEKTANLKMAYFSVSNTKDFKTVQDAINIIAKEKINATVELMPIDAGSWNQQINLLLAGNEPLDLMLTSTMFNFSNQVAKGQLLPLDELLEKYGPTIKDTMEPAIYNATKIDGKIYGVPSVRDTAADYGLIMRKDLVDKHGIDLSAVKTFADVESILKTIKDKEPGISPLVPRSQALPIVTDILSGSIDMLGDNMGVLPLANNDTKIVNLYETQEYADAVALVRKWYQAGYIMQDAATTLETYSSLVRAGKAFSYFSNTKPGFEQQETGLNGHEMVAVRLTKPVSSSSNATSMMISIPHNSSDPDKAMQLMNLLYTDKEIVNLLTNGVEGKHYVKNEDGTIQTPEGVTDTGYQFNQWEIGNNALSAVWKGTAPDIWEQMRAFNKSATFSKALGFTFDSNSVKNEVAAVTNVVNQYKVGLETGTLDPSTLGDFNGKLKSAGLDKIIAEKQKQLDVWAASEEK from the coding sequence ATGTGGAGCAAACGCAAATCATCTACGATTCTGCTATCTGCGTTGTTGGCGTTAATGGCCTTGTTGGCCGCTTGCGGAAACGACAATAACAAGAACGGCGGGGCAACGGAAGGGGGAACGACGGCAAGCCCGGCGCAAGCCAACGAGAAGACGGCGAATTTGAAAATGGCTTACTTTAGCGTATCTAACACGAAAGACTTCAAAACGGTTCAAGACGCCATTAACATCATCGCGAAAGAGAAAATCAACGCGACCGTTGAACTGATGCCGATCGACGCAGGCTCATGGAACCAACAGATCAATTTACTGCTCGCGGGGAATGAGCCGCTTGACCTCATGCTAACGTCGACGATGTTTAATTTCAGCAACCAAGTCGCTAAGGGTCAACTGCTTCCGCTCGACGAATTACTCGAAAAATACGGCCCTACGATCAAAGACACGATGGAGCCGGCCATCTACAACGCGACGAAGATCGACGGCAAAATATACGGCGTACCTAGCGTGCGGGATACGGCGGCGGATTACGGATTGATCATGCGCAAGGATCTGGTCGACAAGCACGGGATCGATTTGTCCGCGGTCAAGACGTTTGCCGACGTGGAATCGATTCTCAAGACGATCAAGGACAAGGAACCGGGTATCTCCCCGCTTGTTCCACGGTCTCAGGCGCTTCCGATCGTCACCGATATATTGAGCGGTTCGATCGATATGCTCGGCGACAACATGGGCGTGCTGCCGCTCGCGAATAACGATACGAAAATCGTCAACCTCTATGAAACGCAGGAATATGCCGATGCGGTCGCTTTGGTTCGCAAATGGTATCAAGCCGGATACATCATGCAGGATGCCGCGACGACGCTGGAAACTTACAGCAGCTTGGTCAGAGCGGGCAAAGCGTTCAGCTATTTCTCCAACACGAAGCCCGGGTTCGAGCAGCAAGAGACAGGGCTGAACGGACACGAGATGGTCGCGGTTCGACTGACGAAACCGGTATCCAGCTCTTCGAACGCGACATCCATGATGATCTCGATTCCGCATAACAGTTCGGATCCGGATAAGGCGATGCAACTGATGAACCTGTTGTATACGGACAAGGAGATCGTGAATCTATTAACGAACGGCGTAGAGGGCAAGCACTACGTCAAGAACGAAGACGGCACGATTCAAACACCGGAAGGCGTCACGGATACCGGCTACCAATTCAACCAATGGGAAATTGGCAACAACGCGCTGTCGGCCGTGTGGAAAGGAACAGCGCCGGACATCTGGGAGCAGATGAGAGCTTTCAATAAATCGGCCACGTTCTCCAAGGCGCTAGGCTTTACGTTCGACTCGAACTCAGTGAAGAACGAAGTGGCGGCGGTCACGAACGTCGTCAACCAATACAAGGTCGGACTCGAGACGGGCACATTGGATCCTTCGACGCTGGGCGATTTCAACGGGAAGTTGAAGTCGGCGGGACTCGATAAAATTATCGCCGAGAAACAAAAACAGCTCGACGTATGGGCGGCATCGGAAGAAAAGTAA
- a CDS encoding GerAB/ArcD/ProY family transporter: protein MNGSERVSSLQMMVLFLFFMTGSSIVIVPAPLTNVASNGAWVALLIALAAGMALLYAVLYMYRRFPNESLVVYSRSLIGNALTFLLLAPFLVVLFWNVAGIVIEIGIFFKSTMLKETPTYAVNSLLFVTIALTVRAGLETMSRMAAMLLILMFAFIVVVCLLVANLYHPEYLLPVMPDGIGPVLNAAYIVYGFPYSELVVFAILLPCVKEKESRKVGKHLYLALTINGLTLLASIVCSIMVLGPLSGDLKYSLYQLARLIFIQEIIERIESVIGFSLIVGFYFKASILLLILVRMLTQLLKLKNERMMVFPVAFVCLLLSLTTYTNEAALEEIVNTIWPLLNNLVYVLPLLLLAVVSWFRRKGVSGRRPRKG from the coding sequence ATGAACGGTTCGGAACGCGTTAGTTCGCTTCAGATGATGGTTTTGTTTCTGTTCTTCATGACGGGTTCGTCCATCGTCATCGTTCCGGCACCACTGACGAACGTCGCCTCCAACGGGGCTTGGGTCGCTTTGCTGATCGCACTGGCCGCCGGTATGGCTCTTCTGTACGCGGTTCTGTATATGTACCGCCGGTTCCCGAACGAGAGTCTGGTCGTCTATAGCCGTTCGTTAATCGGCAACGCGTTGACCTTTTTGCTGCTCGCTCCCTTCCTCGTGGTCCTGTTCTGGAACGTCGCCGGCATCGTCATCGAGATCGGCATCTTCTTCAAGAGCACGATGTTGAAGGAAACCCCGACCTACGCGGTCAACTCTTTGCTATTCGTAACGATCGCCCTGACCGTGCGCGCCGGTCTCGAGACGATGTCCCGCATGGCCGCGATGCTGTTGATTCTCATGTTCGCGTTTATCGTCGTCGTTTGCCTTCTGGTCGCGAACCTGTATCATCCGGAATATTTGCTTCCCGTCATGCCTGACGGGATAGGCCCCGTGCTGAACGCCGCCTACATCGTGTACGGGTTTCCTTATTCCGAGCTGGTCGTGTTCGCGATTCTTCTGCCGTGCGTCAAGGAAAAGGAATCTCGCAAGGTCGGCAAACATCTGTACTTGGCGCTGACGATTAACGGTTTAACATTGCTCGCTTCGATCGTCTGCAGCATCATGGTGCTCGGGCCTCTGTCAGGCGATCTCAAATACTCGCTCTACCAGCTTGCCCGTCTGATCTTCATCCAGGAGATCATCGAACGGATCGAATCGGTCATCGGCTTCTCCTTGATCGTAGGCTTTTACTTCAAAGCTTCGATTTTGCTGCTTATTCTGGTCCGAATGTTGACGCAACTTCTGAAACTCAAGAACGAACGCATGATGGTGTTTCCCGTGGCGTTCGTCTGTTTGCTGCTTTCTCTGACGACGTATACGAACGAAGCCGCGCTCGAGGAGATCGTCAACACCATCTGGCCCCTATTGAACAACCTCGTGTACGTGCTTCCCTTGCTGCTGTTAGCGGTCGTCTCTTGGTTTCGCCGGAAAGGCGTATCCGGGAGACGACCGCGGAAGGGGTGA
- the nrdI gene encoding class Ib ribonucleoside-diphosphate reductase assembly flavoprotein NrdI → MIAFASRTGNVRYIVSRLQLPAIEIADDVKLTQPFLLFTYTDGLGDVPRIVKEFMERCGAYCQGVIVSGNSNFGHRVFGAAGDALARQWQVPLVRKIDLRGFAEDYEAIRRYYEHGFREERVG, encoded by the coding sequence ATGATTGCCTTCGCGAGCCGTACGGGAAACGTTCGCTATATCGTTTCGCGGCTTCAATTGCCGGCGATCGAAATCGCCGATGACGTTAAGCTGACGCAGCCTTTTTTGCTGTTCACCTATACGGACGGGCTAGGCGATGTTCCGCGAATCGTGAAGGAGTTTATGGAGCGGTGCGGCGCGTATTGCCAAGGAGTGATCGTAAGCGGAAACAGCAACTTCGGCCATCGCGTATTCGGGGCGGCCGGCGATGCCCTTGCGCGGCAATGGCAAGTTCCGCTTGTCCGTAAAATCGACTTGCGAGGCTTCGCCGAAGATTACGAGGCGATTCGCCGTTATTACGAGCATGGTTTCCGGGAGGAGAGAGTCGGATGA
- a CDS encoding spore germination protein → MRKSLDDREETSASSPLSIKLEENSRELAERFADCSDLEMSGWSYGPRMEQKALTVCFDTLVKPVRKNELRISLQNLVAHRLGPAESVTVEDVVRHYERHGISESGADLIARFDQAAQAVLGGKVLVLFDGWNMALAYPALDVEQRQTSEPINEPSVQGSHASTIESLDRNVGVIRNLLQSSNLKFEFRTAGAESRRKIAYGYLDGYVKPEILLEFKKRISAIDQEEILDATYLEDWVGETRYSPFPLARYTERPDTAVAALLDGKIIALVNGSPSILICPGTFMEFFVASDDYYYRPVFSSLIRVLRVAAFIIALMLPSTYIALSTFHSELIPTVLLLAILNTREGIPFPAFVEALIMEFFFELLREAGIRLPRPIGSAVSIVGALVIGQAAIQSQIASPVMVIVVALTGIASFAFPQYNMAIAIRILRFPLMLLAATFGGLGIMVGFLLIYLHLAVLRPLGQPYLASISPLDLAGLRDALFVLPKRLLPQTPGDRRMRHRRAGRGKER, encoded by the coding sequence ATGAGAAAGAGCCTGGACGATCGAGAAGAGACTTCGGCATCTTCGCCTCTGTCCATAAAACTGGAGGAAAACTCGAGGGAACTGGCGGAGCGATTCGCCGATTGCTCGGATCTCGAGATGAGCGGATGGAGCTACGGTCCGCGCATGGAGCAGAAGGCTCTGACCGTCTGCTTCGACACGTTGGTCAAGCCGGTCCGCAAGAACGAGCTTCGAATCTCCTTGCAGAACCTTGTCGCGCATCGGCTCGGACCGGCGGAGTCCGTGACCGTGGAAGACGTCGTCCGCCATTACGAAAGGCACGGGATATCGGAGTCCGGAGCCGACTTGATCGCGAGGTTCGATCAGGCGGCGCAGGCCGTCCTGGGAGGCAAAGTTCTCGTGTTGTTCGACGGATGGAACATGGCGTTGGCCTATCCCGCCCTGGACGTCGAACAGAGGCAAACCTCGGAACCGATCAACGAGCCGAGCGTCCAAGGTTCTCACGCGAGCACGATCGAAAGCCTGGACCGCAATGTCGGCGTAATCCGCAATCTGCTCCAATCCTCGAATCTGAAGTTCGAGTTCCGGACCGCCGGGGCGGAGAGCAGACGAAAGATCGCCTACGGCTATTTGGACGGCTACGTTAAACCGGAAATTCTGCTCGAATTCAAAAAGAGAATCTCGGCAATCGACCAAGAAGAAATTCTCGACGCGACCTACCTGGAAGATTGGGTAGGGGAAACCCGATATTCTCCTTTTCCGCTAGCGCGCTACACGGAGCGACCGGATACGGCCGTAGCCGCGCTGCTCGACGGCAAAATCATCGCCCTGGTAAACGGCAGCCCGTCGATCTTGATCTGTCCGGGAACTTTCATGGAATTTTTCGTGGCGAGCGACGATTACTATTACCGGCCCGTATTCTCTTCGCTCATTCGAGTCTTGCGGGTCGCTGCTTTTATCATCGCCTTGATGCTTCCCAGCACCTACATCGCGTTGTCCACGTTTCATTCCGAATTGATTCCGACCGTTCTTCTTCTTGCGATTCTGAACACGAGGGAAGGGATTCCTTTTCCGGCTTTCGTGGAGGCGCTCATCATGGAGTTTTTCTTCGAGTTGCTGCGGGAAGCCGGTATCCGGCTTCCACGTCCGATCGGCTCGGCCGTCAGCATCGTCGGCGCCCTCGTGATCGGACAAGCCGCGATTCAATCGCAGATCGCTTCTCCGGTCATGGTCATTGTCGTCGCCCTGACCGGCATCGCGTCGTTCGCTTTCCCGCAATACAATATGGCCATAGCGATACGCATTTTGCGTTTCCCTTTGATGTTGTTGGCCGCGACGTTCGGAGGTCTCGGGATCATGGTCGGTTTCTTGCTGATTTATCTTCATCTCGCCGTTCTTCGTCCGTTAGGACAGCCCTACTTGGCCTCCATCAGCCCGTTGGATCTCGCAGGCCTTAGGGATGCCTTATTCGTTCTTCCGAAACGTCTGTTGCCGCAGACTCCCGGAGATCGCCGAATGAGGCATAGAAGAGCCGGAAGGGGAAAGGAACGTTGA
- a CDS encoding carbohydrate ABC transporter permease, producing the protein MKSIQMNQTFVHAVLFVLACACLFPFLLLFMSSITDESSIIRNGYSLFPERISMDAYAYLWTEASTMLRAYGITVFITITGTFVGLLIAALLAYPLSRKDMPLRTSLSFIVFFTLLFNGGLVPTYLVYTELFHLKNTLMALIIPGLLTNGFFILLIRTFFSTSIPVPIIESAYMDGASEFKIFYRIVLPLSLPILATIGLMLTINYWNDWFNALIYVTDAKLFSIQSLLNRMLSNIQFLQQNTLGSTQGQAASLPTNAVRMAMAVVGILPIVCIYPFFQKYFVKGLTIGAVKG; encoded by the coding sequence ATGAAATCGATACAAATGAATCAGACTTTCGTTCACGCCGTGTTATTCGTACTCGCTTGCGCTTGTTTGTTTCCGTTCCTGCTGCTGTTCATGTCATCGATCACGGATGAAAGCTCCATTATTCGCAACGGCTATTCGTTGTTCCCGGAACGCATCAGCATGGACGCCTACGCCTACCTTTGGACGGAAGCGTCCACGATGCTACGAGCTTACGGCATTACGGTATTCATTACCATAACGGGTACGTTCGTCGGGCTGCTCATCGCGGCTCTGCTCGCTTATCCGTTGTCGCGCAAAGACATGCCGCTTCGAACATCGCTTTCGTTCATCGTGTTTTTCACTTTGTTATTCAACGGGGGGCTCGTACCGACTTATCTCGTCTACACTGAGCTGTTCCACTTGAAAAACACGTTGATGGCGTTGATCATCCCGGGATTGCTTACGAACGGATTTTTCATTCTGTTGATCCGGACGTTCTTCTCGACCTCCATACCGGTTCCGATCATCGAATCGGCCTACATGGACGGGGCGTCGGAATTCAAAATCTTCTACCGCATCGTATTGCCGCTGTCGCTGCCGATCTTGGCGACGATCGGCTTGATGCTAACGATCAACTATTGGAACGACTGGTTTAACGCATTGATCTACGTGACCGACGCCAAGCTGTTCAGCATCCAAAGCTTGTTGAACCGGATGCTCAGCAACATTCAGTTTCTCCAGCAAAATACGCTAGGCAGTACGCAGGGACAAGCCGCGTCGCTGCCGACGAATGCGGTTCGCATGGCCATGGCGGTCGTCGGTATTCTGCCTATTGTCTGCATATACCCGTTCTTCCAGAAATACTTCGTGAAGGGGCTCACGATCGGAGCCGTTAAAGGTTGA